A portion of the Mytilus galloprovincialis chromosome 12, xbMytGall1.hap1.1, whole genome shotgun sequence genome contains these proteins:
- the LOC143055543 gene encoding mitochondrial nicotinamide adenine dinucleotide transporter SLC25A51-like produces the protein MKNHNMEEMLQKPGTISKQEMSTYIQSRNTKNYEEFICGWGAAFVNIGFTFPINKVMFRQQLHGVRVCKAVGQLQKEGMHHLYRGLLAPLLQKTTSLSLMFGSYYKIQHYLTVEHPSLPLHGVRIFSALTAGTLEAVLCPFERIQVLMQDRQYKDHFDNTAHAFKEVRKYGFREYYRGLSAVLLRNGPSNVPFFLFRDYAMENLPRSNSQADRISQDFFCGAVLGATLSTIFYPVNVVKVKMQCKLSGDFDSFWTVSKKVWIERDRKLKKLFRGVHINFTRSFISWGIINATYEFLMRNMFGSNTRLADSKS, from the coding sequence ATGAAGAACCACAATATGGAAGAAATGTTACAAAAACCTGGGACTATTTCTAAGCAGGAAATGTCAACCTACATCCAAAGCAGGAACACAAAAAATTACGAAGAATTCATTTGTGGATGGGGAGCAGCCTTTGTAAATATTGGGTTTACATTCCCCATTAATAAAGTCATGTTTCGACAGCAGCTACATGGTGTGAGAGTTTGTAAGGCTGTGGGACAGCTACAGAAAGAAGGCATGCATCATTTGTATCGGGGATTATTGGCTCCTCTGCTTCAGAAAACTACCTCACTTTCGCTTATGTTTGGATCCTATTATAAAATTCAACATTATTTGACAGTTGAACATCCTTCTTTACCGCTTCATGGAGTTCGTATATTTTCAGCTTTAACTGCAGGAACTTTAGAAGCagtgttatgtccctttgaaaGAATTCAAGTTTTAATGCAAGATCGTCAGTACAAAGATCATTTTGACAATACCGCTCATGCTTTTAAAGAAGTACGTAAATATGGATTCAGGGAATATTATCGTGGATTATCAGCAGTCTTACTTAGAAATGGACCTAGCAATGTACCGTTCTTCTTGTTTAGAGATTACGCCATGGAAAATTTGCCAAGATCGAATTCCCAAGCAGATAGAATTTCGCAGGACTTTTTCTGTGGTGCTGTTTTAGGTGCAACTTTAAGTACTATATTTTATCCTGTCAATGTAGTGAAGGTTAAAATGCAATGTAAACTTAGTGGTGATTTTGACAGCTTTTGGACAGTGTCCAAAAAAGTGTGGATTGAAAGAGACAGAAAGTTAAAGAAATTGTTTAGAGGTGTACATATTAATTTTACAAGATCGTTTATATCATGGGGTATTATAAATGCAACTTATGAATTTTTAATGAGAAATATGTTTGGTAGTAACACAAGGCTTGCAGATTCAAAATCATAA
- the LOC143055526 gene encoding uncharacterized protein LOC143055526, translated as MKILRTLVFFCVLAYGFCQEEDQCDAQYNDDILAGFDFDDADKYPEGEIAGAEKELSKQNARDYEQLKSDKDAAQSLISLNSKEPWIAPPQPAGASMCESKFRSLYIGKTFWYYGKKCYVLKPWWNTLFTAITYADCKPQYCKNVPCMSWMFPYRYKCVQSNYKIFNIWLYCPQPFPRIRRLQLRAPQCCECRKFKAPWIAWEDLTKG; from the exons ATGAAAATATTAAGAACATTG GTATTCTTCTGTGTCTTGGCATATGGCTTCTGCCAAGAAGAAGACCAATGTGATGCTCAGTATAATGATGATATTCTAGCAGGATTTGATTTCGATGATGCAGATAAATACCCTGA GGGTGAAATAGCTGGGGCGGAGAAAGAACTCTCTAAACAAAATGCAAGAGATTATGAGCAGTTAAAGAGTGACAAAGACGCTGCACAAAGCCTCATTTCTTTAAATTCCAAAGAGCCGTGGATCGCACCACC acaACCTGCTGGAGCATCGATGTGTGAGTCTAAGTTCAGATCGTTGtatattggtaaaacattttgGTATTACGGGAAAAAGTGTTACGTGCTGAAACCTTGGTGGAATACTCTTTTTACAGCTATAACGTATGCTGACTGCAA ACCACAATATTGTAAGAATGTTCCTTGCATGTCCTGGATGTTCCCATACAGATATAAGTGTGTACAAAGCAACTACAAAATCTTCAACATTTGGCTATACTGTCCACAACCATTCCCACGTATACGCAGACTACAACTGAGAGCTCCGCAATGTTGTGAATGTAGGAAATTCAAAGCACCTTGGATTGCATGGGAGGATTTAACCAAAGGGTAG